The following nucleotide sequence is from Triticum dicoccoides isolate Atlit2015 ecotype Zavitan chromosome 7B, WEW_v2.0, whole genome shotgun sequence.
GGTAGAGGAATAACGTGGAGGGTGCTGGACCAATGTTTGATGCTGATTTAAACCTGTTCGACAAGCGCATTTAAGAGAGATCGATCGTGCCGTGCCATTCTGGCTAATTCTTTCTCTCGTGGTGAAGCTAAGATTATTTCTGGAAAAAAAGGGACAAATTTCTCCGCTGTGCGAAATTCGCCGCGAAAACTCAACCGCTTCTTATGAAATCCAGTTCCCTGAATTCCAAACGGAGCCTAATCACCCCTCCATTTTTTTACCGAGACAACTAATGACTGTATTGTACATTTCTCCAGGAGAGAGTTTTCGATGTCCTTTTTATGTGCACGCATGAGTTTGGCATGCCAGGCCAGCAAAGCTTGCGGCAGAAGCGTTTCAGTTTCAAAGATGCGACTTGTTGGCGGGGGACTCGCTCGGACCCGGTGGGCAGGATGCCGATACTGCGGGCGACATGAAGCTAGGGGAAACCCAGCGGCAACCTCGTTCTGGCAACATGCCCCATCGGCGTTTTATCTTTCTCAGCCTTTTCCCATTTCATTTCCTTGCCTGGCTGAAACGAATGCGGCGATCCCTTTCGGGGAGTGGCATGCGCCGCAAGGAATAGATGGGGCGTGCGTTTTGCCCTTTCCCCCTTCTCAAGACAGAAACGAGGGAACCATGAGGACGAAACCAGTGGCAGCACGAGGTGATCTTTAACCAACACCCAAACAGGTCCAATCAGGGGTGGTTGATTACGCGTACTCGGCTACTAGCAGGGCTTCATCTCCTAGTGGTAATTCGCAGTTACCCGATGGCCAGGCGATAGGCGACACAGCACAAATCAACGGCTTACTTTGagtgcaaattcaaatttagattCTTTGTTTGGGCATAAGTGGCTCGGTGCACAAAGACGACAAATATATATGCCCTCAGGCAAGCCCTCCTTGCCACATAAATTTCATCACACACGCAAAAGGAGATCTCAAACCAACGCTGACTCTGTAAGCTACCTTGTTCCCTCCCCAAAACTCTAGAAGGAAGATCCCGTCTGGAATGGGAGAGGAATGTAATCTTGGAAGCTTCAGGTCGTCAAGAATTCGCTAGACAAATCTATAACAACGACCTTAATGCAACAAAGGGCAATATAATTTGCTGGTTTGTTATCTGCGACGGAATATGCACCAATATGATGAATTTCTTGCCATTAGTACATGGCAATATATCGTACTTGGAGCTCAGGTGCAAGTTATTGAGGCCTAAATAGGGGCTAATCGCATTATCTCGTACTTTAAGCTTTACGTAGAAATGCACAGTAAGAAGTAGGAACGGTAAGCTGATTTCTACTGACGAGCATGATTTCAATTTGACATCTTCATACTCCTCAAACATGTAATTCTTGTAAAACTTTGATCATATTAAGCAAAACTATAATGCATAAGGTAAAATAATTTTAGGAAACGTTAGACCAATATTTGTACAGGGCAAGCAAGTCATACTAGCGAGATAAAAGCAAGGTCACCAATTCATATGATAGATGTGGCAGCCTTTATGGCCCTAGGAAGTAGACTGGAGAAGCGCATTTGGAGGCTGAAGTTTTCTTGTAGGAGGGGAAAGAATCTAAAAATTATAATGCTGACACTTGAAGAGCGTACAACTTGGCTAGAAAGAAAAGGATCAGCAAGAGCACACAGAAATTGCAAAAAGGCATAGGTATAGCGTCCTTGGGCAATGCTGCATTGAACGCATTTGGCCTTATTATTTCTGAAACAGGTCCTAACAAAGTAACAAGTACCCTTATCATGGCTATGTTTACAGAATATTGTAAGACAGGGACAGAACCCAAAGCAGGTTTTGCAGCAGAAATGAAAAGAGCTATACTTCCACATCCAGCCTAACATTCTATAATTCAGTTTGAGATTTGACTACTTGAGAACGGGAACACTATTCAAGCATACTTAAACCAACTTAGATTGTTTCAGTGAGCAACAACCATCTTACATGCATTTCCAGATATCACTGAGTACGTCAGCATAAGCCACATGGCCTCTACATTTTCCATGGAAACATCCCATTGGCATATCATGGCTTCCTAATCTTGCAATAAGGTGCAGACCATGAGACCAACGGGCACTGCAGCAGTATAATGGGAGAGAGGTCCTCACAGAGTACAAGTGGTTCATTAACTGAATATATTCAAGGGTGCTATGCCGTTTATGTCCAGTTTCTGGTGGTCAGAAACCAAGGTAACCGTAACGAAAAGCTAGACGCACTTACCGGCAGGGTATACCATCTGGCAGGATGGCAACCACACAACCTGATTTCTGTGTTAAGCAAGTATTATCAAAACTTTGAATGTAATATATGAGATCTGCCCGGCATTTAAACTATGCACTTGCTGCAAAAAAAGAAGTCTAACATCTTCCTCAAGGATGTAATAACTCATATTTAGTCACCAGTCCTGTATCTACTCTTCCATGTGAATGACAAAATTTTAGAGCATGGTTAGTAAACCATTTCGAACTAACTGGAGAATATGTGTACGTATTTCCATTTCTAAATCCAAAAGAACATAGCAATCAGCCTTCATCCTCTACCTGAATACAAATTAGCAAAGCCACCAGCAGTTAGCCTTTTGTCCACTAATATCACGTGTTCACTTCAATGATTATTTACCTTCCCTGCAACGTGATGCTAACTGAAGAATCTTTTGAACATTGTAGCCCACTAGCCTCAAAGGATGACTCAATTTAAGCTGAGCCCAAGATACTCACTcaacaacgctgctcccttgatcaaCAGTACACCATCACTCTGATCAACATGTCAGGTAACAGTAGACTACCTACTTCGCTGTAGCTGGCAATGTTTGTGGCAATTCAACTAGCATGTGTACAGGCATAAAATACATCTGCAGGGAAATTATGCAGATCACAATGCCCAAGAAAAGCTGCAAAAGAGGCAGTAATCATTTATTAGAACGAATAAATAACCAAGGATAGTCCATCTCCAAACATGTAACTATGAAActgacaagaaacaaaaagattacaACACAAAAAGAATATTCCTACCTGAACTGTAGCTCTCACATTGAAAAGATATACAGACAAAACCATTGTTAAAAGCATGGCCATTGAAGTTGAGTACACCTGTTGAAACAGAAGTTCAGGAAACAAAGTTTCAATTGCGCTCATAAAACTAAAATAATGAAACAAAAAGCATAACCATCATATTATCAAAGTCAGATGAGAAACTGTGGGTTGTtagctttctttcttttttcttcggCAGAGGTGCAAAGGAATCTAAAGAGTTGTTGAAAGGAGAGCGGGTTGTCAAATCGATCAGTTTCCTCTGACAAATAGCAATACAACTAATTGGCATGCAAACAAGATCTATAGTGTCACTTTGCAGGCATTAGGAGAAAGGAACTGAAATTTAAGATTTTTGCTGACATGCATAGTCTAGACGATCGAACCTTCACTATGTTGTCTGAATACTTCATCAGCCATGACACTAGCAGACCGGTAGACCCTAAGTTGAACACAACTATCCATGTTGTGATGGAATAGCCATTAAAAAGACGCTGCCACCATGGACCCATCTCAAACCCAGCCTTGAAGTCACCATAGACAAGCCAACCCATGTTGAAGATAATTCCAAACCTGACAGCACATAAGATGAATGTAAAATACTGTTCATGGGATACGCAGGCAGCTGTGCACAGAGGATGGTTAAATGGGAGTTAGGGCTGTGTAATTCTAGACAATAGACCAGTGTCTAGATATAGATACCTACATATATAATTGTACATTTTGCCAGTACAGACTATCACTATTCTTCTTCATCAAGTACTCAGTGTAGACTCCAGCTAGTGCAGAAAGACAAGCAGAAAGTATCCCAAGCATGTAACCCTGGAATGGTGCTGAGAAAACCGAATCACATGGTGCATCTCCACATCCCTTGACCTGTAAGGGGCAGAATAATTACTTACAACACAATCTAAATTCATACACAGGGACAATAAAAAGTGCAAGACGAATAAGTTACAATTTTTATTTTGTCTTTTGACTAAGAAAAAACCATGAGAAAAGATCTTAAAATAAGTACGCCTTTCCAACTTTAATTATAGCTAATATGTAATGTAATGGAAAAATAACGGAGATCTCATGGGGCAATGGGCAAAAGAGTAATCGGAATTGGTGCCAGCTTCGACCCTTGCTGCCAGTAACTCCTGAGGGAGCCAGAATTCTAGTCTAATAGGtactaattactccctccgtcccataatataaggagTTATTACATCCCATACGTGAGTACAATGGGATGTaataacgtcttatattatgggacggaggaagtactagacTAACGACCACATGTTTTAGTTAATAACTAAACAAGTGACTCATTTTACGCCTATAGAGACCTTTTAACACGCTACTAGTTCTGTACTTGAAATATAGTAATGCGTAACAACCACTTTGTGAAAAGCATGGATACAATAACATGTTATGGATTTAATGTTTAAATATTGGCCATCAAAACAGTATTAAGTGCTAACATGTCAATGCCTTGTGATAAAACACTACTAGCTCAAAGTGTTGTCAAAGTAAGCATAGAGTACCGTGATTACATGGGTATAGTTTAGCCTTTGTGTGTGTATAAATATACCTCTAATCCTAACTAAAAATGTCAAGACCAGGCAACCTGAGATCAGTTTGCACTGTTAGTTCATTAGTAATCAGATTTCTATATATGTTGGAATGTTGCAAAAAAAAACGTGGGACCATATATCAGGAGTAATATAATAAAACAGGACAATTTTGCAATAGTAACAAACCTGGCTTGTAGTAGTGCCCACAGCGAGTAAAACAATTGCCATCCATTGTAGATTTGATAATTTCCTTCTTAAGACAAGCCTGGCACAATTAGCAGACAAAACAGCATAGGTCAATCAAGGGGAGGAAGAATCAAGTACCACTTGCACTGACTACTTATGTAGAATATTAGCTCTACTAATAGTATGAGCGTGTACACACTGCATCTCACATTTAGGTGCACTACCATGTATCCACTTCAAAAAGATGCAAATGTCATGGAAAAaattctggaaagatgacaagtggCACCAAACAATCTATCATGTCACAAAGTTTCAAGTCAGAATTTGATCTATGCATGGAGAAACAGAAAAACCGAATACATATCTTACTGGAAAAGAAACCCAAAATAAACCAACGGAAAAAGATAAAGCTACTATACACTGAAATTCCACTTTCCTGGTACATGTGTTTCGTGTTCAAACATGCAGAATGCTTGATTGCATAAGGACCTCTGTTGTAGCGTGTGCACATGCGTGCATCTAAGGGTGGGATCCACCAGAAACTTTCTCATAATATAGCAACTTACTACAGGTAATGAAACAATTTTAAACCCAATAATTTAATCTCTGAGAAACAAACATAAGATTATTGATATCCACATTGCAAAAAACTCTGAAACCACAACAATGCATGCACTGATTAGGTGAAAATTCTGACTTCGTGATGCAAGCCATCAAAAGGATATAAGCATTTTAGATTGTACAGTGTAGCCAACAGGGAACAATATATTGCAAAAAGAAAATGAAATAGCTGTGCAGGAAGATTGGAGGGAGTGTCCATGTATTTGCCAAGAGTTCAATATTAGACAGATCTTAAAAGGTAAAAACATTGAGGTGAAATAAAACCACAAGATATATAATGGTCACAATTGAAATTCTGAGTAAGCTAATTGCTTGGTTCTGGAACAAAACCAGAATAGGTTTTCCCAAAATTCCATTCAATTGTTTTCAATCAGTTTGACTATTTTATAGTGCATCAAATCTGAGTTTTGTTAAGAGGGAGCAAAATCTGACATGGACCACATACAAGACTGAATGCAGGCAGTACTTGGAAATTAAAAATATATTATATCAAGCTAATAGTATTAGGAAGCATAAAACACAGGCAATGTTATGAAGAGGCACATGGCACACCTGAACAAAATTCCAGTTGTAACAATTTTCAGGTTCCCCAATATCTGATAGGTCGATGGATCAACATAAGTCAAGGTCGTAAACTGCACATTGTTGTGGATGAGGTATATGACTGAAGGAACAAGATATAGTCGCACACTTTTCCACTCCTTTGTCATCCTTGGTGGTGATGAAGACTGGCATTCTTTCCAAAGAAAGAAGCTCGAGACTGACAACTGCGTTGAGAATGGGGTAATGTCAGAACTGATATAGATGAATCACTGTCTTCTGCATATCTAAACCACTTACGGTAAAGAGTTATAGAGTTCCAAATTCATAGTCTGCTGGCCTAAACTACATGTTTGCACCACTTAGGATAAACGGATGTAAATGTCCAAAATTATTGTCTCCTACTCTACATATTTGCAACATGGGTTAAAACAGATATATTGGTCCCAGAAAATTATGGGCAATAGCATAAGATTCCAGAGAGTTGCAGTATATGTACCTTGAAAAATTCTGCAAGAAATGGAATGGTCGCATAGTCGTACTTATACTTGCCATTGCTCTGAGAAAGTGTAGTCCATATACCCTGCACATATGTAATGCAATCAGAAACACTCGTAAGAAGACATTATGATTGACAAATGAAGTCAAACAACAACTCATGTGCAACATTCCAGGCTTATTTAACTATTGTTGGTCAACCGTCATTGGTTCCGGACTGCGCAATGACATGACCAACTCACTAAGGGGGACAATATTTTCACAACAACCCAAAGCCAGGGCATGTTCAAATGAACTAAAACCGATCACCTCTCGGTGCGTTACAATGTACTGGTTCAGTACATCTCGACACTGGTAGAGAAAAACTGAGAATCAGAGCGCATCTTGCTAGTGTCCCGGCCATTCCAGGAGTCCAGGCTGCAAATATTCTGAACCGCGGTTGTTCACGAGCAGAGAACCAAAAGTGCATTTGCGCGCAGCACCGCTAGAtcgaagccgccgccgccctagTCCTCTGCCGCGCAGACGCCATGTCACGGAAAACAGAATCCCGCACACCAATCGAATTCCGTAATCAATTCCCGCTCCGGTACAGATCTGGCCCGATGTAGTGTGATTAAATCGACAAAAAAGGAGGGGAGGGGGGCGGAGGATTTAGGGGGTGTTGCCTGCGAGCTGGTGAGGACGGTGAGGAGCGCCGCCACGAAGTACCACTGCATCGTCTCCTCCTGCCCCTGTTCGCCTTCCGCTGCGCTGCGCCGCTTCTCTTTCCCTCTCTTNNNNNNNNNNNNNNNNNNNNNNNNNNNNNNNNNNNNNNNNNNNNNNNNNNNNNNNNNNNNNNNNNNNNNNNNNNNNNNNNNNNNNNNNNNNNNNNNNNNNNNNNNNNNNNNNNNNNNNNNNNNNNNNNNNNNNNNNNNNNNNNNNNNNNNNNNNNNNNNNNNNNNNNNNNNNNNNNNNNNNNNNNNGATGGAGAAGCGCACCGGTGAAGCCTGGTGGGCGAGCACTTCGAGCTTTTCAGAACTTCACTTTGCATTTTCAACCCCGGATATGTTTTCTTCGTAATAGTTTTTACGGGAAAAAACATGATGACATAGAACAGGTGGGCTTAAGGACGGGTTCACCTAACACTACAAGAATTTTGAGAAATGGGTTTGATGTCAAACTACTATAACTATTGCATTATTAAAGAAGAAAATAATTCCTAAAAAAATAAAGAACAAAGATGTGGAATGGTGGTCAATAGAAGGAAAGATCGTTCCACTTTTCGTGCTCCTCAAAACATCACATATATCTTCCGGACATGGTAGAGAATGAAAGTTTCCATGTGTTATAATGCTCATACTTGTAATTGAAAAGTTACTGAGGGAGACTCATCACTTAGTAATAAAAATAATAGAACTCCGGGCAATTTTAGGTCAAGCTTGACTAAAATTAAGATTGTAAAATAGCTCAAGCTTTTTTTTCATCTATTTCTATTATTTATTCACCACGCAAAGAATGATAGCTTCACTTTAAATATGAGGTTGCTTACCACACATACCATGTGGTTCAAATAGCTCAAGCTTGTCAAGCGTGTTGTCATCCAAAAGAAAGTGCAACACTTGTTTCTCCATGTGTAGTGGGCGCGGCAAAAGCTCCAAGCATTCTTGTCATCAATTGACAGTCCTCATCACAATCAAGTTTAGGAATGAACCGCCACCAGAAGAGGCCCGCGAGAGCATCCATGAAGTGGTCGAGAGGAGGCAATGTTCGTCGCCGTAGTAGATGACGGAGACAAGCACACAGTGAGCCAGTCGAAGGGTCCATCAAGGAAGGCAAACACCTGCAAATCAAGAGCGAGACTACCCTCCAGGTTTTCTCTTCGAGAAGGAGGATAACTCCAGCCTCTGCATCGAGAGATGCACACAGCCATATATTATTTATTATTCAAAGTCCAGCAGTCAAACAACATCGGCAGTAACTCCACCAGATAGACACTAACCCTATGataaaacataaaaacaaaacGAAAATGCAGAAGTCCTAGGCTAATCCTTCAAGAAGGACCCGTCGCACGTGCGTTGGTGTTTGCAAGAAAGTACATGCTCCGAAGAGCCATGCGGAGGGGTGATTGGTACCAGCTTCTGGGCAAATTAGGTGCAACCCATGGCCATGGAACAAGGAGATTAGGCACAGGAAATTATCTGCACCTCCGAAGAGCACATATTAGTTGCAGTCCACCGAGGAACAACGAGAAACTATCCCACATAACCACGCTAAAATCTAGGGTATAGGTTAGGCCAATCCATATAAAAAGGACAACAAAACTCTTCAATCTCAAGACGAGTCTATGTCTTTGCCTCGCGAATCTAAATGCCAGAATTTCTGTATACTAGGTACATCCCTCCTTGGATAAGGTGTGAAAACAATTTATGAAGACTTAAGGTAATTGGTGGCTTCCATGAGAAGGTAACATCGTCAGCTTAGAGAGTTTTCTTAAAAAGTTTGTCGAATGCTCGCGCAGCTCTTGACAACATGGATACCTCCCACCAAACTGACAATTACATTTGCTACAACTCCAAAGATACAATATTTGTTGGGTTTATAAAGTAGACTTGAATGAGGTCCCTATTGATGAACCACATGATTTCGTTTCACTTCGACGTGGGCGAAACAACAAAGGTTTAGAGGTAGGTGTTGAAAACATGTTTTTTATCAATGCTTTCTTTTGGCAAACTTTGTTTCGTTTGGAACTCAAGGCTTTTTTTCTTCCATTGGCATGGTAcgtgagtgctacctcttgagcttgcgttggtgtttcccttgaagaggaaagggtgatgcagcaaaatagcgtaagtatttccctcagttttgagaaccaaggtatcaatccagtaggagacaacgcacaagtcacctagtacctgcacaaataatcaagaaccttgcaagcaacacgataaaggggttgtcaatcccttcacggttactcgcaaaagtgagatctaataaagatagtaaagtaaatattgttggtatttttgttgtatagattggaaagtaaagattgcaaaatagtaaacgagatttaaAGAGACGCAATATAAAGGAAAAGAGACCcgacggccataggtttcactagtggtttctctcaagatag
It contains:
- the LOC119339459 gene encoding CMP-sialic acid transporter 1-like isoform X1, with the protein product MQWYFVAALLTVLTSSQGIWTTLSQSNGKYKYDYATIPFLAEFFKLSVSSFFLWKECQSSSPPRMTKEWKSVRLYLVPSVIYLIHNNVQFTTLTYVDPSTYQILGNLKIVTTGILFRLVLRRKLSNLQWMAIVLLAVGTTTSQVKGCGDAPCDSVFSAPFQGYMLGILSACLSALAGVYTEYLMKKNSDSLYWQNVQLYMFGIIFNMGWLVYGDFKAGFEMGPWWQRLFNGYSITTWIVVFNLGSTGLLVSWLMKYSDNIVKVYSTSMAMLLTMVLSVYLFNVRATVQLFLGIVICIISLQMYFMPVHMLVELPQTLPATAK
- the LOC119339459 gene encoding CMP-sialic acid transporter 1-like isoform X2; protein product: MTKEWKSVRLYLVPSVIYLIHNNVQFTTLTYVDPSTYQILGNLKIVTTGILFRLVLRRKLSNLQWMAIVLLAVGTTTSQVKGCGDAPCDSVFSAPFQGYMLGILSACLSALAGVYTEYLMKKNSDSLYWQNVQLYMFGIIFNMGWLVYGDFKAGFEMGPWWQRLFNGYSITTWIVVFNLGSTGLLVSWLMKYSDNIVKVYSTSMAMLLTMVLSVYLFNVRATVQLFLGIVICIISLQMYFMPVHMLVELPQTLPATAK